From the genome of Hymenobacter sp. PAMC 26628, one region includes:
- a CDS encoding transposase, with amino-acid sequence MCEKACATSYRPIIVCNVLPAHNIDTGQRHLRVRATKTKADYAQFMAWLVQTHYPEAAKIKPVQGNYRTHTCGAFYENLPVETARTLRYQLEFHYTPKHGSWLNMAEIAFAALARQCLDRRIGSQQTLEQEALIWEANRNQTAVKVNWSFTTEKARDKLKNRYAQLSKITAKTKVSDH; translated from the coding sequence ATGTGCGAAAAGGCATGTGCAACGTCTTACCGGCCCATAATCGTGTGCAACGTCTTACCGGCCCATAATATAGACACAGGCCAACGCCATCTACGGGTCAGGGCGACCAAAACGAAGGCTGATTATGCGCAGTTTATGGCCTGGCTGGTGCAAACGCATTATCCAGAGGCGGCGAAAATTAAGCCCGTGCAGGGCAACTACCGTACGCACACCTGCGGGGCTTTCTACGAAAACCTGCCCGTCGAAACGGCCCGCACCCTGCGCTACCAACTCGAATTTCACTACACGCCCAAGCACGGCTCCTGGCTCAACATGGCCGAAATCGCATTTGCCGCCCTTGCCCGCCAGTGCCTCGACCGACGCATTGGCAGCCAGCAAACCCTCGAACAAGAGGCCTTGATTTGGGAAGCCAACCGAAACCAAACAGCGGTTAAAGTGAATTGGTCCTTTACCACCGAAAAGGCCCGTGATAAGTTGAAAAATAGGTACGCCCAGTTGTCTAAAATAACTGCCAAAACTAAAGTGTCAGACCACTAG
- a CDS encoding efflux RND transporter permease subunit, translated as MEETKPTRRRINLIEAAMKYKQVTFGITIMLALAGIWAIYSMPRMEDPHITIRQGLVLAVYPGADELEVENQLTKKLEQQLFSYKEVRKEKTYSTTKAGAVVVNVTLQDWVTDTDKFWAKLQDGLNANKQLFPQAVQGPFVNGEFGDVAALMIAVTAKNRSYADLKQYLDQLEDALKTLPQVSKIRRYGEQKEQVYVTTSADRLRQYGLDFGQIGRVLQSQNNVRYSGELKLPDARVPVFTEGLYRSQEALANQLIYTDPTSGNQVRLRDVAHLERREEEVVSRIKINGQSAVMLTVEMQPGNNIVWFGDKLKARIKEVEAKFPAGVKVEEIVSQPDVVDHKLHDFFVELSIAVAAVIAVVMLLLPLRIALISAIACPLSILITFAVLHMLGMEIHQVSLAALVIVLGMVVDDAIVVVDNYVEKLDEGMDRWQAAWRSATDLFVPVLAATATIIFAFLPSAIVYTGLTREFSMHIPATVTVALVSSFLVSMLLTPYLCYFAIRKGLHEKKANAPAANPSIIDRVQTRFNRAVDWSFAHPKLVLTLGFSSILFASVFGSQLKFEYLPYSERDQFNLELWLPEGTPVAQTEKAVDRVTAAIQGDKRIRQVVSFIGTGSPRFYSSYAPEAPAENYAQVFINTTSAEATVALAKEYSHSLQQVVPEGSVRVRRLSWKETKAPIEVRVVGDDVAAIRAVGQQVEQVFATTANTHFVRDDWCNPYLGVAVRVKQDQADRLGVSKEAVGQTLGGSLKGWPVSTLWEGDKPLDIVLRLDEKDRAKLSDVNQVYVTTSYNTKVPLRQVADVVPAWHLSNIVRRNGLRTLTVSSDTDFGRVAVQILGEARPKLDALQLPAGVHLEYGGDDESGREAGPSSNLALGLSFLLIFITLLIQFRHVGKALIVLSTFFLSLPGAMFGLWVTDNPLGMTAFLGINSLLGIVVRNGIILVDYADELVREHGYSIKDAAIHSAQRRMRPIFLTSSAAAVGVIPMILSKSPLWSPLSSVIAFGIMVAMVMTLFVVPVLYYQSLKPKKNAAPAAPKGDDQPTLALAH; from the coding sequence ATGGAAGAAACTAAACCAACGCGCCGCCGCATCAACCTGATTGAGGCGGCCATGAAATACAAGCAGGTCACCTTTGGCATCACCATCATGCTGGCGCTGGCCGGCATCTGGGCCATTTACAGCATGCCGCGCATGGAAGACCCGCACATCACCATCCGGCAGGGCTTGGTGCTGGCGGTGTACCCGGGGGCGGACGAGCTGGAAGTGGAGAACCAGCTGACCAAAAAGCTGGAGCAGCAGCTCTTCAGCTATAAGGAAGTGCGCAAGGAAAAAACCTACTCCACGACCAAGGCCGGAGCCGTAGTGGTGAACGTGACCCTACAGGACTGGGTGACGGACACCGATAAGTTCTGGGCTAAGCTGCAGGACGGGCTCAACGCCAACAAGCAGCTGTTTCCGCAGGCGGTGCAGGGGCCCTTCGTGAACGGCGAGTTCGGCGACGTAGCGGCCCTAATGATTGCCGTGACGGCCAAAAACCGCAGCTACGCCGACCTCAAGCAGTACCTCGACCAGCTCGAAGACGCCCTCAAGACCCTGCCGCAGGTATCGAAAATCAGGCGCTACGGCGAGCAGAAGGAGCAGGTGTACGTGACGACTTCGGCCGACCGGCTGCGGCAGTACGGGCTGGACTTCGGGCAAATCGGGCGGGTGCTGCAAAGCCAGAACAACGTGCGCTACTCGGGCGAGCTGAAGCTGCCCGACGCCCGCGTGCCGGTGTTTACCGAGGGGCTCTACCGCTCGCAGGAGGCGCTGGCCAACCAGCTGATTTATACCGACCCCACCTCGGGCAACCAGGTGCGCCTGCGCGACGTGGCGCACCTGGAGCGCCGGGAAGAGGAAGTGGTTTCACGCATCAAAATCAACGGCCAGTCGGCCGTGATGCTGACCGTGGAGATGCAGCCGGGCAACAACATCGTCTGGTTTGGCGATAAGCTCAAAGCCCGCATCAAAGAGGTGGAAGCCAAGTTTCCGGCCGGGGTGAAGGTGGAGGAAATCGTGAGCCAGCCCGACGTGGTGGACCACAAGCTGCACGACTTTTTCGTGGAGCTGAGCATTGCCGTGGCCGCTGTGATTGCCGTGGTCATGCTACTGCTGCCGCTGCGCATTGCCCTGATTTCGGCCATTGCCTGCCCGCTCTCCATTCTCATCACGTTTGCCGTGCTGCACATGCTGGGCATGGAGATTCACCAGGTGTCGCTGGCGGCGCTGGTGATTGTGCTGGGCATGGTAGTGGACGACGCCATCGTGGTGGTCGACAACTACGTGGAGAAACTCGATGAAGGCATGGACCGCTGGCAGGCGGCCTGGCGCTCGGCCACCGATTTGTTTGTGCCGGTGCTGGCGGCTACCGCCACCATCATCTTCGCCTTTCTGCCCTCGGCCATCGTGTACACGGGCCTGACGCGGGAGTTTTCGATGCACATCCCGGCCACCGTGACGGTGGCGCTGGTCTCGTCGTTTCTGGTGTCGATGCTGCTCACGCCCTACCTCTGCTACTTCGCCATTCGCAAGGGGCTGCACGAGAAAAAGGCCAACGCGCCGGCGGCCAATCCCTCGATTATCGACCGGGTGCAAACCCGCTTCAACCGGGCCGTGGACTGGAGCTTTGCCCACCCCAAGCTGGTGCTCACGCTGGGCTTTTCGTCCATTCTGTTCGCCAGCGTCTTCGGCTCGCAATTGAAGTTTGAATACCTGCCCTATTCCGAGCGCGACCAGTTCAACCTGGAGCTGTGGCTGCCCGAGGGCACGCCCGTGGCCCAGACCGAAAAGGCCGTGGACCGGGTGACGGCCGCCATCCAGGGCGATAAGCGCATCCGGCAGGTAGTGAGCTTCATCGGCACCGGCTCGCCGCGCTTCTACTCCAGCTACGCCCCCGAGGCCCCGGCCGAGAACTACGCCCAGGTGTTCATCAACACGACCAGCGCCGAAGCCACGGTAGCGCTGGCCAAAGAATACAGTCACTCCTTGCAGCAGGTGGTGCCCGAGGGCTCGGTGCGGGTGCGCCGCCTGAGCTGGAAGGAAACCAAGGCCCCGATTGAGGTGCGCGTGGTGGGCGACGACGTGGCCGCCATCCGGGCGGTGGGCCAGCAGGTGGAGCAGGTGTTTGCCACCACCGCCAACACCCACTTCGTGCGAGACGACTGGTGCAACCCCTACCTGGGCGTGGCCGTGCGCGTGAAGCAGGACCAGGCCGACCGCCTGGGCGTGAGCAAGGAAGCCGTGGGCCAGACCCTCGGCGGCAGCTTGAAGGGCTGGCCCGTTTCGACGCTCTGGGAGGGCGACAAGCCGCTCGACATCGTGCTGCGCCTTGATGAAAAAGACCGCGCGAAGCTCAGCGACGTGAACCAAGTGTACGTGACCACGTCCTACAACACCAAGGTGCCCTTGCGCCAGGTGGCCGACGTGGTGCCGGCCTGGCACCTGAGCAATATCGTGCGCCGCAACGGCCTGCGCACGCTTACCGTGAGCAGCGACACCGATTTCGGTCGGGTGGCGGTGCAGATTCTGGGCGAGGCCCGGCCCAAGCTCGATGCCCTCCAGCTGCCGGCCGGGGTGCACCTCGAATACGGCGGCGACGACGAGTCGGGCCGCGAGGCCGGCCCCAGTTCCAACCTGGCGCTGGGCCTGAGCTTCCTGCTGATTTTCATTACCCTGCTCATCCAGTTCCGCCACGTGGGCAAGGCCCTGATTGTGCTCTCCACGTTCTTTTTGAGTTTGCCGGGGGCCATGTTCGGCCTCTGGGTAACGGATAACCCGCTGGGCATGACGGCCTTTTTGGGCATCAACAGCTTGCTGGGCATCGTGGTGCGCAACGGCATCATCCTGGTCGACTACGCCGACGAGCTGGTGCGCGAGCACGGCTACAGCATCAAGGACGCGGCCATCCACTCGGCCCAGCGCCGGATGCGGCCGATTTTCCTTACCTCGTCGGCCGCAGCCGTGGGCGTGATTCCGATGATTCTGAGCAAGTCCCCCCTGTGGTCGCCGCTGAGCAGCGTCATCGCCTTCGGCATCATGGTGGCCATGGTCATGACCCTGTTTGTGGTGCCGGTGCTCTACTACCAGTCGCTGAAGCCCAAGAAAAACGCGGCCCCGGCCGCCCCCAAAGGCGACGACCAGCCCACGCTGGCACTCGCCCACTAA
- a CDS encoding SDR family NAD(P)-dependent oxidoreductase, translating into MATRQKIALVTGANRGLGLEIARQLGKRQMTVLLGARNAAAGEAAAAGLVAEGIDASAILLDITDGASVSTAVQTVTEKFGYLDILVNNAGILPKLTEEGSPSQASPQLLLDYLQTNFLAQVSVTQVFLPLLKHSTAGRIVNMSSSIGSVTIASEPLHQNGPKPPRLPYAASKAALNMFTVLLAKELRPEGIKVNSADPGLTQTDAGGPNAPYTVEQGARPAVWLACLDDDGPTGCFFTHVDEHVVNNPW; encoded by the coding sequence ATGGCAACACGGCAAAAAATAGCGTTGGTAACCGGGGCAAACCGAGGGCTGGGCCTGGAGATTGCGCGGCAGTTGGGCAAGCGGCAGATGACGGTGTTGTTAGGGGCCCGAAATGCCGCCGCTGGCGAGGCCGCGGCGGCGGGCTTAGTGGCCGAAGGAATCGATGCGTCAGCGATTCTGCTTGATATAACGGACGGCGCGAGCGTGAGCACCGCCGTGCAAACGGTGACGGAAAAGTTTGGCTATTTGGACATACTGGTTAATAATGCCGGTATCCTGCCCAAGCTCACGGAGGAAGGCTCGCCCAGCCAGGCCAGTCCGCAGCTGCTGCTCGACTACCTGCAAACCAATTTTCTGGCCCAGGTAAGCGTAACCCAGGTTTTCCTGCCCTTGCTTAAGCACAGTACGGCCGGGCGCATCGTCAATATGTCTTCTTCGATTGGGTCGGTAACCATTGCCAGCGAACCCCTGCATCAGAATGGCCCGAAGCCGCCCCGGCTTCCCTACGCGGCTTCAAAGGCGGCCTTAAACATGTTCACGGTCTTGCTAGCGAAAGAGCTGCGACCGGAGGGAATCAAAGTAAACAGTGCCGACCCGGGCCTTACCCAAACCGACGCGGGTGGCCCGAATGCGCCCTATACCGTGGAGCAGGGCGCTCGCCCAGCCGTGTGGTTGGCTTGCCTGGATGACGACGGCCCGACCGGCTGCTTTTTTACCCATGTAGATGAACACGTTGTTAATAATCCGTGGTAA
- a CDS encoding Tn3 family transposase translates to MILDFTRQLRLHEAFRLSPDVLHSSSSDGQKYDLAVDSLGSSASFKYFGNRRGLTAYSYVDETLLVFDSTVFSAADREATHLLDGLLRHAGRPTDVHSTDTHGYTEVIFAVTRMLRIAYEPRIRQLTNQQLYSWEPVAAHRQLGQTLLPDARLDPERIARHWDEVLRLVVTPKLRHREASRLFGRLNSYARQHPLYRALKELGRLVKTEFLLRYVDQVELRQRIQKQLKGESAHRLAHAVWHGRNQEFHAATRSEQLVAETCKRLLMNAIICWNYLHLSQHLARLPPEQQAATLATLSPFAVLSYHHLNLHGEYDFSDQPLPAEAPFDMDLIAAWQPPSKPA, encoded by the coding sequence TTGATTCTGGATTTCACCCGCCAGCTGCGCCTGCACGAGGCCTTTCGCCTCTCGCCCGACGTGCTGCACAGCAGCAGCAGCGACGGGCAGAAGTACGACCTGGCCGTGGACTCGCTCGGCAGCAGCGCCTCCTTCAAGTACTTCGGCAACCGCCGCGGCCTGACGGCTTACTCCTACGTGGACGAGACACTGCTCGTCTTCGATTCCACCGTGTTCAGCGCCGCCGACCGCGAAGCCACGCACCTGCTGGACGGGCTGCTGCGCCACGCCGGGCGGCCCACCGACGTCCACTCCACGGACACGCACGGCTACACGGAAGTCATCTTCGCCGTGACCCGCATGCTGCGCATCGCCTACGAGCCGCGCATCCGCCAGCTCACCAACCAGCAGCTTTACAGCTGGGAGCCCGTGGCCGCCCACCGCCAGTTGGGGCAGACGCTGCTGCCCGATGCGCGCCTCGACCCCGAACGCATCGCCCGGCACTGGGACGAGGTGCTACGCCTGGTCGTCACCCCGAAGCTGCGCCACCGCGAGGCCTCGCGTCTGTTCGGCCGCCTGAATTCGTATGCCCGCCAGCACCCGCTCTACCGGGCCCTGAAAGAGCTGGGCCGGCTGGTCAAAACCGAGTTCCTGCTGCGCTACGTCGACCAAGTGGAGTTGCGCCAGCGCATCCAGAAGCAGCTCAAAGGCGAGAGCGCCCACCGGCTCGCCCACGCCGTCTGGCACGGGCGCAACCAGGAGTTTCACGCCGCCACCCGCTCCGAGCAGCTGGTGGCCGAAACCTGCAAGCGCCTGCTGATGAACGCCATCATCTGCTGGAACTACCTGCATCTTTCCCAGCACCTGGCCCGGCTGCCGCCCGAGCAGCAGGCCGCCACGCTGGCCACGCTCTCGCCCTTCGCCGTGCTCTCCTACCACCACCTGAACCTGCACGGCGAGTACGACTTCTCCGACCAGCCCCTACCCGCCGAGGCCCCGTTTGACATGGACCTGATTGCCGCCTGGCAGCCGCCGAGCAAACCCGCATAG
- a CDS encoding TetR/AcrR family transcriptional regulator has translation MGVQERKQREKVYREESILAAAKKVFLAKGIVVATIDDIAAEAELGKGTLYRHYRSKEDILLAINEQALHEVHKQFVQAVAAPGTGLEKVLRITRTYYAFVIANPAYFGFIAFFESPFTSTNAATLYETNNAIHALMQDLWREGMADGSIRRDLKADLMVNAIWASSYGMMQFIVSKGPHLSEHQHVDLNELFETFLAWLESGLRSPV, from the coding sequence ATGGGGGTACAGGAACGCAAACAGCGGGAAAAAGTCTACCGCGAGGAGTCCATTTTGGCGGCGGCCAAGAAGGTCTTCCTGGCCAAAGGCATCGTCGTGGCCACCATTGACGACATTGCGGCCGAGGCGGAGCTGGGCAAGGGCACCCTCTACCGGCACTACCGTAGCAAGGAGGATATTCTGCTGGCCATCAACGAGCAGGCGCTGCACGAAGTGCACAAACAGTTTGTGCAGGCCGTGGCGGCACCTGGTACCGGACTGGAAAAGGTCCTGCGCATCACCCGCACGTACTATGCCTTCGTGATTGCCAATCCAGCCTATTTCGGCTTCATCGCCTTCTTCGAGTCTCCCTTCACCAGCACCAACGCCGCCACGCTCTACGAAACGAACAATGCCATTCACGCGCTGATGCAGGACTTGTGGCGCGAAGGCATGGCCGACGGCTCCATCCGCCGCGACCTGAAAGCCGACCTGATGGTCAATGCCATTTGGGCCTCCTCGTACGGCATGATGCAGTTCATTGTCAGCAAAGGCCCGCACTTATCGGAGCACCAGCACGTGGACTTGAACGAACTGTTCGAAACCTTCCTCGCCTGGCTGGAAAGCGGGCTGCGTTCGCCCGTTTAG
- a CDS encoding efflux RND transporter periplasmic adaptor subunit: MSHVSFSTRQPSRWLALLLLPAAVACSKSEATDKVAAASAPQGPEPVAVQVQPVGTTAGTADQTYSGTIEAENTASLGFGVAGTVQRVLVREGDAVQQGQLLAELGAEEYASLVAAGEASLLEARDNARRSQQLFKSESLTERELVQANAALQRAEANARVARKHLADTHLRAPFAGLIAAKMVEPGVAAMPGSPAFSLIKTEQVYARAVVPEAEIGRIAKGTAVRVQVPALSREVRGTVQVINPVADPTSRSFYLKVLLPNPGLRLLPGMLASLRIPLPAGTAAPVVAVAPQLVVQEADGASVVYVPDAAGKTAVRRRVVLGPVQGQQVVVTQGLAATDKVIVAGQQRLHDGQAIRILQ; encoded by the coding sequence ATGTCGCATGTTTCATTTTCCACCCGGCAACCCAGCCGCTGGCTGGCGTTACTGCTGCTGCCCGCTGCGGTAGCGTGCTCTAAGTCAGAAGCTACCGATAAAGTGGCAGCGGCCAGCGCCCCGCAGGGCCCCGAGCCCGTGGCCGTGCAGGTGCAGCCGGTGGGGACCACCGCCGGCACCGCCGACCAGACGTACAGCGGTACCATCGAGGCCGAGAATACGGCCAGCCTGGGCTTCGGCGTAGCCGGCACGGTGCAGCGCGTGCTGGTGCGCGAAGGCGACGCGGTGCAACAAGGCCAGCTGCTGGCCGAGCTAGGTGCGGAAGAATACGCCAGCCTGGTCGCTGCCGGTGAGGCCTCGTTGCTCGAAGCCCGCGACAATGCCCGCCGCTCGCAGCAATTATTCAAATCGGAAAGCCTGACGGAGCGCGAGCTGGTGCAGGCCAACGCCGCGCTGCAACGCGCCGAGGCCAACGCCCGGGTGGCCCGCAAGCACCTGGCCGATACGCACCTGCGCGCGCCTTTCGCGGGCCTCATCGCGGCCAAAATGGTGGAGCCGGGCGTGGCGGCAATGCCGGGCAGCCCGGCCTTCAGCCTTATCAAAACCGAGCAGGTGTATGCCCGGGCCGTGGTGCCCGAGGCCGAGATTGGGCGCATCGCCAAGGGCACGGCCGTGCGGGTGCAGGTGCCGGCGCTCAGCCGCGAAGTGCGCGGCACGGTGCAGGTGATTAATCCCGTGGCCGACCCCACGTCGCGCAGCTTCTACCTGAAAGTACTGCTGCCTAACCCCGGCCTGCGCCTGCTGCCGGGCATGCTGGCCAGCCTGCGGATTCCGCTACCGGCCGGTACGGCCGCGCCGGTGGTGGCGGTGGCCCCGCAGCTGGTGGTGCAGGAAGCCGATGGCGCGAGCGTGGTCTACGTGCCCGACGCGGCCGGCAAAACTGCCGTGCGCCGACGCGTAGTGCTCGGGCCGGTGCAGGGCCAGCAGGTGGTGGTGACGCAGGGCCTGGCGGCCACCGACAAGGTCATCGTGGCCGGGCAGCAGCGCCTGCACGACGGGCAGGCCATTCGAATTCTCCAATAA
- a CDS encoding IS1 family transposase, which yields MWPFVGRKKRKVWLWLAVERASRRIVAWTPGCRGETTARRLWQALPTRCHRHCWYFTDEWKAYAQVLPRWQHRPCPKGEGQTSSVEAINCSLRQRGGVLVRKSCSFSKCLKMHTARIKIIIDNHNRNIILQ from the coding sequence ATGTGGCCATTTGTAGGCCGCAAAAAGCGCAAAGTCTGGCTGTGGCTCGCCGTGGAGCGGGCCAGTCGCCGTATCGTCGCCTGGACCCCGGGCTGCCGGGGCGAAACCACCGCCCGCCGGCTCTGGCAGGCGCTGCCTACCCGCTGTCACCGGCATTGCTGGTACTTTACGGACGAGTGGAAAGCCTATGCCCAGGTGTTGCCCCGTTGGCAGCACCGACCCTGCCCCAAAGGCGAAGGCCAGACCAGTAGCGTGGAAGCCATCAACTGCTCCTTACGCCAGCGCGGCGGCGTACTCGTGCGCAAGTCCTGTTCGTTCAGCAAATGCCTAAAAATGCACACCGCCCGAATCAAGATTATCATCGATAATCATAATCGAAATATCATCCTTCAATAA
- a CDS encoding transposase-like zinc-binding domain-containing protein, producing the protein MVYTQHFCAKCGSDQIRRNGHSRGHARYQCKVCR; encoded by the coding sequence ATGGTTTACACGCAGCATTTTTGCGCCAAATGTGGCAGCGACCAAATTCGGCGCAACGGGCACAGTCGGGGCCACGCCCGTTACCAATGCAAGGTCTGCCGCTAG
- a CDS encoding IS5 family transposase translates to MVDGYQPLTDSQWQVIAPLLLTQRKRRHCLRLIVDAVRYICRTGCQWRSLPAPFPPWSAVYYYFRRWPLNGCWQHLTDAVKQADRLAAGRAATPALVCLDSQSVRRAPRVFEHRGLDGGKQVNGRKRQIVSDVQGRIFARRVHAANGHDGVEALRLLPARPAWGPRLRTIVTDKGYRGRFARHVLALGLAHQIGRRPPTARGFVPVAKRWVVERTFAWLTNFRRLAIDYEFTPRSHETWLLIANMTMGLNRLTPA, encoded by the coding sequence ATGGTTGACGGCTATCAACCCCTTACTGACTCGCAGTGGCAAGTTATCGCGCCGCTGCTCCTTACCCAACGCAAACGCCGCCACTGCCTGCGCTTAATCGTTGACGCCGTGCGCTATATCTGCCGCACGGGCTGTCAATGGCGTAGCCTACCCGCCCCGTTTCCGCCGTGGTCGGCGGTGTACTACTATTTTCGGCGCTGGCCACTCAACGGCTGCTGGCAGCACCTTACTGACGCCGTTAAGCAGGCCGACCGGCTGGCTGCTGGACGAGCAGCGACGCCCGCGCTGGTTTGCCTCGACAGCCAAAGCGTGCGGCGCGCGCCCCGCGTCTTTGAGCACCGCGGGCTGGACGGGGGCAAACAAGTCAACGGCCGCAAACGCCAGATTGTGAGCGATGTGCAAGGGCGTATTTTTGCTCGTCGCGTGCACGCCGCCAACGGCCACGACGGGGTCGAAGCCCTGCGCTTGTTGCCCGCGCGTCCGGCTTGGGGTCCCCGCCTGCGCACCATCGTAACGGACAAGGGGTATCGGGGACGTTTCGCCCGACACGTCCTGGCCCTCGGCCTCGCGCACCAAATCGGCCGTCGCCCGCCGACGGCCCGCGGCTTTGTGCCGGTGGCCAAGCGCTGGGTCGTCGAGCGCACCTTTGCCTGGCTCACCAACTTCCGCCGACTGGCTATCGACTACGAATTTACCCCGCGCTCCCACGAAACCTGGCTGCTCATTGCCAACATGACCATGGGTCTCAATCGATTAACTCCTGCCTGA
- a CDS encoding helix-turn-helix domain-containing protein, protein MQTEAGISATQYYGLKRRYWSAGLAAALEGRPRSGQPPKVTAALEAHITSLACNDAPAGAARWTLSLLNQRLVSLDCVVKISDETIRKVLKKVS, encoded by the coding sequence GTGCAAACCGAAGCCGGTATTTCGGCTACCCAGTATTATGGCCTCAAGCGGCGCTACTGGAGCGCTGGCTTAGCCGCCGCCCTCGAAGGGCGTCCGCGCAGCGGCCAACCCCCGAAAGTAACGGCGGCCCTGGAAGCGCATATTACCAGCCTGGCCTGTAACGACGCGCCCGCCGGGGCAGCTCGCTGGACCTTGTCGCTGCTCAACCAACGGCTGGTGTCGCTCGACTGCGTGGTGAAAATTTCGGACGAGACGATTCGCAAAGTGTTAAAAAAAGTCAGCTAA
- a CDS encoding Crp/Fnr family transcriptional regulator codes for MLEKELSDWLTKQFRLYIPVTDGDAAAITMLFSCRKVPKGELLLKEGHYGDWWGFVYKGLLRSYSFDVKGNECTNNFFKEGSFTCELVSFNGAAVSPTTVEALEETLLLCVNKQALDALFWSFPVFERFGRLLYEETFSRYKQHSLFRVRFNARERYLHFLKNEPDLISRVPLKHIASYLRVTDTSLSRIRRNIA; via the coding sequence ATGCTTGAAAAAGAACTCTCCGACTGGCTTACAAAACAATTTCGCCTTTACATCCCCGTGACGGATGGAGATGCCGCTGCGATAACCATGCTGTTCAGTTGCCGGAAAGTACCCAAAGGGGAGCTTTTGCTGAAAGAGGGCCACTACGGCGATTGGTGGGGGTTTGTTTATAAGGGATTATTGAGGTCTTACTCGTTTGATGTTAAGGGAAATGAGTGTACGAATAATTTCTTCAAAGAGGGTTCATTTACGTGTGAGTTGGTAAGTTTCAATGGGGCTGCCGTTAGTCCCACTACCGTGGAAGCGCTCGAAGAGACCCTCCTCCTCTGTGTAAACAAGCAAGCCTTGGATGCGCTATTCTGGAGCTTTCCGGTCTTTGAACGGTTTGGCCGCCTGCTGTACGAAGAGACTTTTTCCAGGTACAAACAACATAGTCTTTTCAGAGTGCGCTTCAATGCGCGCGAACGATACCTTCATTTCTTAAAAAATGAGCCGGACCTAATCAGCCGGGTTCCGTTAAAGCATATCGCCTCTTACCTGAGGGTAACGGATACCAGTTTGAGCCGAATCCGCCGCAACATTGCGTGA
- a CDS encoding TolC family protein: MKILLCVGLALVAPGLYAQTMPALAAPVNATAPLTLAECRALALSQNQRLTVAGHRQQAAEAAHAAAKTGLLPKLDASSTSYFVRGLRGTPLEAQGLSTGVGISQPVYSGGRIRAQIALAGLQAQGSGEEVQATRQQLVAETDQTYWQAVALRDQITLAERNRAQLQALVRDLDNKFRVGLGYKADLLRAQVQLRDAEILLLRTRDDQRLSQLVLRQLIGRPGTDGDTLRLAESIAGEFPAVSAADYVQRAFAQRPDLRQLALSNRADSLQITIARSARLPQVNASANALFLVQKPSDFFPDRTITPAYALVSVNLPLVHWKENRLLEAQRRYQAQASAANLEENRQQVQLEISRDLLRLNQAARRIELQRLTVTQAQENLRLNNNRFQAGLLTLVDLLEAQAVSQQAAAALVDAQAEYRIAEAALTRATGESF, translated from the coding sequence ATGAAGATACTGTTATGTGTGGGCCTGGCGCTGGTAGCGCCGGGCCTCTATGCCCAAACTATGCCCGCGCTCGCCGCGCCGGTTAATGCCACCGCCCCGCTCACGCTGGCCGAGTGCCGGGCACTGGCCCTGAGCCAGAACCAGCGCCTGACCGTGGCCGGCCATCGGCAGCAGGCCGCCGAAGCGGCCCACGCGGCGGCCAAAACCGGCCTGCTGCCTAAGCTCGACGCCAGCAGCACCAGCTACTTTGTGCGGGGCCTGCGCGGCACGCCCCTCGAAGCCCAGGGCCTCAGTACCGGGGTGGGCATCAGCCAGCCGGTATACTCCGGTGGACGCATCCGCGCCCAGATTGCGCTGGCCGGCCTCCAGGCCCAGGGCAGCGGCGAGGAGGTGCAAGCCACCCGCCAACAGCTGGTAGCCGAAACCGACCAGACCTACTGGCAGGCCGTGGCTTTGCGCGACCAGATAACCCTGGCCGAGCGCAACCGCGCCCAGCTGCAAGCCCTGGTGCGCGACCTCGACAACAAGTTCCGGGTGGGCTTGGGCTATAAAGCCGACCTGCTGCGCGCCCAGGTGCAGCTGCGCGACGCCGAGATACTGCTGCTGCGCACCCGCGACGACCAACGCCTGAGCCAGCTGGTGCTGCGCCAGCTCATCGGCCGGCCAGGCACTGACGGCGACACCCTGCGCCTAGCCGAGTCCATCGCGGGCGAGTTTCCGGCCGTGTCGGCCGCTGACTACGTGCAGCGGGCCTTCGCCCAGCGCCCCGACCTGCGCCAGCTCGCGCTCAGCAACCGGGCCGACTCCCTGCAAATCACCATCGCCCGCAGTGCCCGGTTGCCGCAGGTCAATGCCAGCGCCAACGCCCTGTTCCTCGTGCAGAAGCCCAGCGATTTCTTTCCCGACCGCACCATTACGCCGGCCTACGCCCTGGTGAGCGTGAACCTGCCGCTCGTGCATTGGAAGGAAAACCGGTTGCTTGAAGCCCAGCGCCGCTACCAGGCCCAGGCCAGCGCGGCCAACCTGGAGGAAAACCGCCAGCAGGTGCAGCTCGAAATCAGCCGGGACTTGCTGCGTCTCAACCAGGCCGCCCGCCGCATCGAGCTGCAGCGCCTGACAGTAACGCAGGCCCAGGAGAATCTGCGCCTCAACAACAACCGCTTCCAGGCCGGCCTGCTCACGCTCGTCGATTTGCTCGAAGCTCAGGCCGTGAGCCAGCAGGCCGCCGCGGCTCTGGTCGATGCCCAGGCTGAGTACCGCATCGCCGAGGCGGCCCTGACCCGGGCGACCGGCGAGTCGTTCTAG